The following proteins are encoded in a genomic region of Corticium candelabrum chromosome 19, ooCorCand1.1, whole genome shotgun sequence:
- the LOC134194636 gene encoding LOW QUALITY PROTEIN: geranylgeranyl pyrophosphate synthase-like (The sequence of the model RefSeq protein was modified relative to this genomic sequence to represent the inferred CDS: substituted 2 bases at 2 genomic stop codons), with amino-acid sequence CLDIYWRDACRCPTEDKYKRMVKQKTGGLFKLAVDLMQLFSENKSDFQPLLDVLVLWFQIRDDFANFCSSEYEKSKSYCEDITEGKFSFAIIHGVYSNMQSTQLINVLRQRTEDVDVKXYFIXYLEKAHSFEYTRKVHFALEEQALEEISKLGGNPVLSAVFERLRAVYAHQ; translated from the exons TGTCTGGACAtctattggagagatgcatgtAGATGTCCAACTGAagacaaatacaaacgaaTGGTGAAACAAA agaCTGGCGGTCTCTTCAAGCTAGCAGTGGATCTAATGCAGCTATTTAGTGAAAATAAAAG TGACTTTCAGCCATTGCTTGATGTTCTCGTGCTCTGGTTTCAAATTCGAGACGATTTTGCCAATTTCTGTTCATCTGAG TATGAAAAGAGCAAGAGCTACTGTGAAGACATCACAGAAGGAAAGTTTTCGTTCGCGATTATTCATGGAGTATACAGCAATATGCAGAGCACGCAATTAATAa ATGTATTGAGACAACGTACAGAAGATGTGGATGTAAAGTGATACTTTATATAATACCTAGAAAAG GCACATTCATTTGAATACACAAGGAAAGTGCATTTTGCACTAGAAGAACA gGCATTAGAGGAGATATCTAAGCTCGGTGGCAATCCTGTCTTATCTGCTGTGTTTGAACGCCTCAGAGCTGTGTATGCCCACCAATAG